From the Rhodothalassiaceae bacterium genome, one window contains:
- a CDS encoding peptidase M42, with protein MTIPAIDESHLLERLLALLAIPSPTGYTDEIVHAVTGMLRELGVAHELTRRGAIRAMLPGRERQPARAVIAHLDTLGAQVKALKANGRLAVVPVGHWSARFAEGARVRIFTTRGAWRGTILPLKASGHAFNEEVDTQPSSWDNLELRVDGMFFSSSDLEKAGFAIGDFVAVDPAPEVVNGFINARHLDDKAGVAAMLAALKALVDARVRPPVDSYFLFSIAEEVGIGASSVLHGDIAAMVTIDNGTVAPGQASREFGVTIAMADQTGPFDYHLTQKLIRLCEEHGIAFARDIFRYYRSDSASALEAGNDIRTALVTFGVDASHGWERTHLDALTSVARLIAAYVSSDVRITRDREPLGGPEGFPHQPVKSARGAGADGGASSDG; from the coding sequence ATGACGATCCCGGCCATCGACGAGTCCCATCTGCTGGAGCGCCTGCTGGCGCTGCTCGCCATTCCAAGCCCGACCGGGTACACCGACGAGATCGTGCATGCCGTCACGGGCATGCTCCGGGAACTCGGCGTCGCGCACGAGCTGACGCGGCGGGGCGCCATCCGCGCCATGCTGCCGGGCCGCGAGCGGCAGCCGGCGCGCGCCGTGATCGCGCATCTCGACACGCTCGGCGCCCAGGTGAAGGCGCTCAAGGCCAACGGGCGGCTGGCGGTGGTGCCGGTCGGCCACTGGTCGGCCCGGTTCGCGGAGGGCGCGCGGGTGCGGATCTTCACCACGCGCGGCGCCTGGCGCGGGACGATCCTGCCGCTGAAGGCCTCCGGACACGCCTTCAACGAGGAGGTGGACACGCAGCCGAGCAGCTGGGACAATCTGGAGCTGCGCGTCGACGGGATGTTCTTCTCGTCATCGGATCTCGAAAAGGCGGGGTTCGCCATCGGTGACTTCGTGGCCGTCGACCCGGCGCCCGAGGTCGTCAACGGCTTCATCAATGCCCGGCATCTCGACGACAAGGCGGGCGTGGCCGCGATGCTCGCGGCGCTGAAGGCGCTCGTCGATGCGCGGGTCCGGCCGCCGGTCGACAGCTATTTCCTGTTCTCGATAGCCGAGGAGGTCGGCATCGGCGCATCGAGCGTGCTGCACGGAGACATCGCGGCGATGGTGACCATCGACAACGGCACCGTCGCACCGGGCCAGGCGAGCCGCGAATTCGGCGTCACCATCGCGATGGCGGACCAGACGGGCCCCTTCGACTATCACCTGACGCAGAAGCTGATCCGGCTGTGCGAGGAACACGGCATCGCCTTTGCCCGCGACATCTTCCGCTACTACCGCTCGGACAGCGCCTCGGCGCTCGAGGCGGGCAACGACATCCGCACCGCGCTCGTCACCTTCGGGGTGGATGCGAGCCACGGCTGGGAACGCACGCATCTCGATGCGCTCACGAGCGTGGCGCGTCTCATCGCGGCCTACGTCTCGTCCGACGTGCGCATCACCCGCGACCGCGAGCCCTTGGGCGGGCCGGAAGGCTTTCCCCACCAGCCGGTCAAGAGCGCCCGCGGAGCGGGCGCCGACGGCGGCGCAAGCTCCGACGGCTGA
- a CDS encoding GNAT family N-acetyltransferase, whose amino-acid sequence MTPGIRPSRPRDRQSQAHRLRKLRGRGIDERPRRAAEGLGREVSIDCGWGMLHFAQTFPDPEALVMRMRRERPGKRDIAFYLEEPHVVIAHAPQQLFLDPSYTYRLDLSVHRPARRRFRGFVIRRLATREDLAALDALYARLGMVPLGEDFFVRLREERALTILVAESEAEQAPRIVGGVMGVDHVRAFGDPTGGSSLWSLAVDPAAPFPGIGEALTRHLAEHMQARGRAFLDLSVMHDNEQAIALYEKLGFVRVPVFALKNRNSYNEPLFIGPEPDAGFNPYARIIIDEARRRGIAVEPIDPEYGYFRLSLGARSIVCRESLSELTSAIAMSRCADKHVTHRVLAAAGLRVPREQLAGDPERDRTFLREVGRLVVKPRTGEQGAGVRVGIADEDALAEAIAEAREVDGEVILEEWVAGEDLRVVVINHEVVAAAIRRPARVVGDGRSTIRRLIEVQSRRRAAATDGESRIPLDEETKRVVAAAGFALDDVLPEGEVLAVRRTANLHTGGTLHDVTGDLHPALAEAAVAAARALDIPVVGIDMIVPDVHGPDHHIIEANERPGLANHEPQPTAERFIDLLFPETRAERGGGEEGKSA is encoded by the coding sequence ATGACGCCCGGCATCCGCCCGTCCCGTCCGCGGGATCGCCAGTCCCAGGCGCATCGCCTGCGCAAGCTGCGCGGCCGGGGCATCGACGAACGCCCCCGCCGGGCCGCCGAAGGCCTCGGGCGGGAGGTTTCGATCGACTGCGGCTGGGGCATGCTGCATTTCGCGCAGACCTTTCCCGATCCCGAGGCGCTCGTCATGCGCATGCGCAGGGAGCGGCCGGGCAAGCGGGACATCGCCTTCTATCTCGAAGAGCCGCATGTCGTCATCGCGCATGCCCCGCAGCAGCTCTTCCTCGACCCGTCCTACACCTACAGACTGGATCTGTCCGTCCACCGGCCGGCGCGCCGCCGCTTCCGCGGCTTCGTGATCCGCAGGCTGGCGACCCGGGAGGATCTCGCGGCCCTCGATGCCCTCTACGCCCGGCTGGGGATGGTGCCGCTCGGCGAGGATTTCTTCGTCCGCCTGCGCGAGGAACGGGCGCTCACCATCCTCGTCGCCGAAAGCGAGGCCGAACAGGCGCCCCGCATCGTCGGCGGCGTGATGGGCGTGGACCATGTGCGCGCCTTCGGCGATCCCACGGGCGGCAGCTCGCTGTGGAGTCTCGCGGTCGATCCCGCGGCCCCGTTTCCGGGGATCGGCGAGGCGCTCACCCGCCATCTCGCCGAGCACATGCAGGCGCGCGGGCGCGCCTTCCTCGACCTGTCGGTGATGCACGACAACGAGCAGGCCATCGCGCTCTACGAGAAGCTGGGCTTCGTGCGCGTGCCGGTCTTCGCGCTCAAGAACCGCAATTCCTACAACGAACCGCTGTTCATCGGCCCCGAGCCCGATGCCGGGTTCAATCCCTACGCCCGCATCATCATCGACGAGGCCAGGCGGCGCGGCATCGCCGTGGAGCCCATCGATCCCGAATACGGCTACTTCCGCCTCAGCCTCGGGGCCCGCTCCATCGTCTGCCGGGAATCGCTGAGCGAGCTGACCTCCGCCATCGCCATGAGCCGCTGCGCGGACAAGCACGTGACCCATCGCGTGCTGGCCGCGGCCGGCCTCAGGGTGCCGCGCGAGCAGCTCGCGGGCGACCCGGAACGCGACAGGACCTTTCTGCGCGAGGTCGGCCGGCTCGTCGTGAAGCCCCGCACGGGCGAACAGGGCGCCGGGGTCCGGGTCGGCATCGCGGATGAGGACGCGCTCGCCGAGGCCATCGCCGAGGCGCGCGAGGTGGATGGCGAGGTGATCCTCGAGGAATGGGTGGCCGGCGAGGATCTCAGGGTCGTCGTGATCAACCACGAGGTGGTCGCGGCCGCCATCCGCCGGCCCGCCCGGGTCGTCGGCGACGGGCGCAGCACGATCCGGCGGCTGATCGAGGTCCAGAGCCGCCGGCGCGCCGCCGCGACCGACGGCGAATCCCGCATCCCGCTCGACGAGGAGACGAAGCGCGTGGTCGCGGCCGCCGGCTTCGCCCTCGATGACGTGCTGCCGGAAGGCGAGGTGCTCGCGGTCCGCCGCACCGCCAATCTGCACACCGGCGGCACCCTTCACGACGTGACCGGCGATCTGCATCCCGCACTGGCCGAGGCCGCGGTCGCCGCCGCGCGGGCGCTCGACATTCCGGTCGTGGGCATCGACATGATCGTGCCCGACGTCCACGGCCCCGACCATCACATCATCGAGGCGAACGAGCGTCCCGGCCTCGCCAACCATGAACCGCAGCCAACCGCCGAGCGCTTCATCGATCTGCTCTTTCCCGAGACCCGGGCCGAGCGCGGCGGCGGCGAAGAAGGAAAATCCGCATGA
- the asnB gene encoding asparagine synthetase B: MCGIAGELDFSGKDVDPSAVLRMGEVLRPRGPDGWGLLARDGIALGHRRLKVIDLSERAAQPMLDPELGLGIVFNGCIYNYRELRRELEEAGCRFFSEGDTEVLIKAYHAWGPQFVTRLNGMFAFCLFDVRDRSVLLGRDRLGIKPLYLVREPGRLRFASSLPALLAAGGVDTRLDPVALHHYLSFHSVVPPPRTILAGVRKLPPATLLAIDAEGREQETRYWSPSFGPRPDERGLGLHDWNERVLAGLKTAVRRRLVADVPVGVLLSGGLDSSLIVALLADAGQTGLATFSIGFEAVGNERGDEFMYSDLVARRFGTAHTQIRIDTARLLPALEDCVGAMPEPMTSHDAVGFYLLSKEVSRHVKVVQSGQGADEIFGGYHWYPPLLDVGDGDEAVEAYHRVFADRDHDEMARVLEPEWLDGDHSRRFIAAHFARPGADRAIDKALRIDTEIMLVDDPVKRVDSMTMAWGLEARVPFLDHELVELAARIPAELKVAGGGKHVLKEAARSVLPAEVIDRPKGYFPVPALKYIDGPYLELVREILTSRPARARGLFRPDYVDMLLAEPDRHLTPLRGSKLWQLALLEFWLQKRGIAP, translated from the coding sequence ATGTGTGGAATTGCCGGTGAACTTGACTTTTCGGGGAAAGACGTGGACCCCTCCGCGGTTCTGCGCATGGGCGAGGTGCTGCGCCCGCGCGGGCCGGACGGCTGGGGACTCCTCGCCCGCGACGGGATCGCCCTGGGACACCGGCGTCTCAAGGTCATCGATCTGAGCGAGCGTGCCGCCCAGCCGATGCTCGACCCCGAGCTGGGCCTCGGCATCGTCTTCAACGGCTGCATCTACAACTACCGCGAGCTGCGCCGGGAGCTGGAGGAGGCCGGCTGCCGCTTCTTCAGCGAGGGCGACACGGAGGTGCTGATCAAGGCCTATCATGCCTGGGGGCCGCAGTTCGTCACGCGGCTCAACGGCATGTTCGCCTTCTGCCTGTTCGACGTGCGCGACCGCTCCGTGCTGCTGGGGCGCGACCGGCTGGGCATCAAGCCGCTGTATCTGGTGCGCGAACCCGGGCGGCTGCGCTTCGCCTCGTCGCTGCCGGCGCTGCTGGCCGCCGGCGGAGTCGACACCCGCCTCGATCCCGTGGCGCTGCACCATTATCTGAGCTTTCATTCGGTGGTGCCGCCGCCGCGCACGATTCTCGCGGGCGTGCGCAAGCTGCCGCCGGCGACGCTGCTGGCCATCGATGCGGAGGGTCGCGAGCAGGAAACCCGCTACTGGTCGCCGTCCTTCGGGCCGCGGCCGGACGAGCGCGGGCTCGGATTGCATGACTGGAACGAGCGGGTGCTCGCGGGTCTCAAGACGGCGGTGCGACGGCGGCTGGTCGCGGACGTGCCGGTGGGGGTGCTGCTGTCCGGCGGCCTCGACAGCTCCCTGATCGTGGCGCTGCTGGCCGACGCCGGCCAGACGGGGCTTGCCACCTTTTCCATCGGCTTCGAGGCGGTCGGCAACGAACGGGGCGACGAGTTCATGTATTCCGATCTCGTCGCCCGGCGCTTCGGCACCGCCCACACGCAGATCCGCATCGACACCGCGCGGCTGCTGCCCGCGCTCGAGGATTGCGTCGGCGCGATGCCCGAGCCGATGACAAGCCACGATGCGGTCGGTTTCTACCTGCTGTCCAAGGAGGTGTCGCGGCATGTGAAGGTGGTCCAGTCGGGCCAGGGTGCCGACGAGATTTTCGGGGGCTATCACTGGTATCCGCCGCTGCTCGATGTCGGGGACGGCGATGAGGCGGTGGAGGCCTACCACCGGGTGTTCGCCGACCGCGACCATGACGAGATGGCGCGGGTGCTGGAGCCCGAATGGCTCGACGGCGACCATTCGAGGCGCTTCATCGCCGCACATTTCGCCCGCCCGGGCGCCGACCGCGCCATCGACAAGGCGCTGCGGATCGACACCGAGATCATGCTGGTCGACGACCCCGTCAAGCGCGTCGACTCCATGACGATGGCGTGGGGACTGGAGGCGCGCGTGCCCTTCCTCGACCATGAGCTGGTCGAGCTTGCGGCGCGCATTCCGGCCGAGCTGAAGGTGGCGGGCGGCGGCAAGCATGTGCTCAAGGAGGCGGCCCGAAGCGTGCTGCCGGCCGAGGTCATCGACCGCCCGAAGGGCTACTTCCCGGTGCCCGCCCTCAAGTACATCGACGGGCCCTATCTGGAGCTGGTGCGCGAGATCCTGACGAGCCGTCCCGCACGCGCGCGCGGGCTGTTCCGGCCGGATTACGTGGACATGCTGCTCGCGGAGCCCGACCGGCATCTGACGCCGCTGCGCGGCTCGAAACTCTGGCAGCTCGCGCTGCTCGAATTCTGGTTGCAGAAGAGGGGGATCGCGCCATGA
- a CDS encoding putative pre-16S rRNA nuclease, which translates to MAGDLILPLERFRRLLRPPARLLGLDVGRRRIGLAISDPAWRVATALDTVHRSRLKADLEAIGRIVAEWEVKGFVCGLPVGDDGRLTRRAQAVRQFARDLVVAVPLPLCFIDETLTSAETEEELIRTADLSRARRARVVDKLAAQRILEAALARLAG; encoded by the coding sequence GTGGCGGGTGATCTCATCCTCCCGCTCGAGCGGTTCCGGCGGCTGCTGCGGCCGCCGGCGCGGCTGCTGGGGCTGGATGTCGGGCGCCGGCGGATCGGGCTTGCGATCTCGGATCCCGCCTGGCGGGTCGCCACGGCGCTCGATACCGTCCACCGCAGCCGGCTGAAGGCCGACCTCGAGGCGATCGGCCGGATCGTCGCGGAATGGGAGGTGAAGGGCTTCGTCTGCGGCCTGCCGGTGGGTGACGACGGCCGGCTCACCCGCCGGGCCCAGGCGGTGCGCCAGTTCGCGCGCGACCTGGTGGTCGCCGTGCCGCTGCCGCTCTGCTTCATCGACGAGACGCTCACCTCGGCGGAGACGGAAGAAGAGCTGATCCGCACCGCCGATCTCTCCCGCGCCCGGCGCGCCCGCGTGGTCGACAAGCTCGCCGCGCAGAGGATCCTCGAGGCCGCTCTCGCCCGCCTTGCCGGTTGA
- the gatC gene encoding aspartyl/glutamyl-tRNA(Asn/Gln) amidotransferase subunit C has translation MSIDRGTVTKIAQLARIRLDEDEAARLEGELKRILDWVAALQAVDTEGVEPLSSVVGTRLRWRADEVTDGNCREDILANAPERVDGFFAVPKVIE, from the coding sequence ATGTCCATAGACCGCGGCACGGTGACGAAGATCGCGCAGCTTGCGCGCATCCGCCTCGACGAGGACGAGGCGGCCCGGCTCGAAGGGGAGCTCAAGCGGATTCTCGACTGGGTGGCGGCGCTCCAGGCCGTGGACACGGAGGGCGTGGAGCCGCTGTCCAGCGTCGTCGGCACGCGGCTGCGCTGGCGCGCGGACGAGGTGACCGACGGCAATTGCCGCGAGGACATCCTCGCCAACGCGCCCGAGCGGGTCGACGGCTTCTTCGCCGTGCCCAAGGTGATCGAGTAG
- the gatA gene encoding glutamyl-tRNA(Gln) amidotransferase subunit A, producing the protein MTDLTELGVVEGRDLLRRREISAREWTAALLDEIAAAAPLNAFLAVDAEHALRMADAADAALARGDDRLLTGVPIAVKDLFCTKGLRTTAGSRILENFVPTYESTVTANLWAAGAVMLGKTNMDEFAMGSSNENSAFGPVRGPWRDREGRPLVPGGSSGGSAAAVAARIAPAATASDTGGSIRQPAAFTGTVGIKPTYGRCSRWGMVAFASSLDQAGPIARSVADAALVLQAMAGFDERDSTSAEVPVPDLLAALERGVKGLVVGVPREYRADDMPAAITAMWEAGIAWLKEAGAEIREVSLPHTQVALPTYYIIAPAEASSNLARYDGVRYGLRVMPHEDASLTGMYEATRGAGFGAEVKRRVMIGTYVLSAGYYDAYYLKAQKVRALIRADFDAAFREVDLLLTPTAPSAAFPLGGRPDPIAMYYNDVFTVPASLAGLPAISVPAGTDEAGLPLGLQLIARAFDEETLVAGARVIERAAAFSARPEPWWKREG; encoded by the coding sequence ATGACGGATCTGACGGAACTCGGCGTCGTCGAAGGCCGCGATCTTCTGCGCCGGCGCGAGATTTCGGCGCGGGAATGGACGGCGGCGCTCTTGGACGAGATCGCGGCCGCCGCCCCGCTCAACGCCTTCCTTGCGGTCGATGCGGAGCATGCGCTCCGGATGGCGGATGCCGCCGATGCCGCGCTCGCGCGCGGCGACGACCGGCTGCTCACCGGCGTGCCGATCGCGGTCAAGGACCTCTTCTGCACGAAGGGCCTGCGCACCACGGCCGGCTCGCGCATCCTCGAGAACTTCGTGCCGACCTATGAGAGCACGGTCACCGCCAATCTCTGGGCGGCGGGCGCGGTGATGCTGGGCAAGACCAACATGGACGAGTTCGCGATGGGCTCGTCCAACGAAAACAGCGCCTTCGGCCCCGTGCGTGGGCCCTGGCGCGACCGCGAGGGCCGGCCGCTCGTGCCCGGCGGTTCCTCGGGCGGCTCGGCGGCGGCGGTGGCGGCGCGCATCGCCCCGGCCGCGACCGCCAGCGACACCGGCGGCTCGATCCGCCAGCCGGCGGCCTTCACCGGCACCGTCGGCATCAAGCCGACCTACGGGCGCTGCTCGCGCTGGGGGATGGTCGCCTTCGCCTCCTCGCTGGACCAGGCGGGGCCCATCGCGCGCTCGGTCGCCGATGCGGCGCTCGTGTTGCAGGCGATGGCGGGCTTTGATGAGAGGGATTCGACCAGCGCGGAGGTGCCGGTGCCGGATCTGCTGGCGGCGCTGGAGCGCGGGGTCAAGGGGCTCGTCGTCGGCGTGCCGCGGGAATACCGCGCCGACGACATGCCGGCGGCGATCACCGCGATGTGGGAGGCGGGGATCGCCTGGCTGAAGGAGGCGGGCGCCGAGATCCGCGAGGTGAGCCTGCCGCATACGCAGGTGGCGCTGCCCACCTACTACATCATCGCCCCCGCCGAGGCGTCCTCCAATCTCGCGCGCTATGACGGCGTGCGCTACGGCCTGCGCGTGATGCCGCACGAGGACGCCTCGCTCACCGGGATGTACGAGGCGACCCGCGGCGCCGGCTTCGGCGCGGAGGTCAAGCGGCGCGTGATGATCGGCACCTATGTGCTCTCGGCGGGCTATTATGACGCCTATTATCTGAAGGCCCAGAAGGTGCGGGCGCTGATCAGGGCGGATTTCGACGCTGCCTTCCGGGAGGTCGACCTGCTGCTCACCCCGACGGCGCCGTCGGCGGCCTTCCCGCTGGGCGGGCGGCCCGATCCGATCGCGATGTATTACAACGACGTCTTCACCGTGCCGGCCTCGCTGGCGGGGCTGCCGGCGATCTCGGTGCCGGCGGGCACCGACGAGGCGGGCCTGCCGCTGGGCCTTCAGCTCATCGCCCGGGCCTTCGACGAGGAAACCCTGGTGGCGGGCGCCCGCGTCATCGAACGCGCGGCCGCCTTCTCCGCCCGCCCCGAGCCCTGGTGGAAGCGGGAGGGCTGA
- the gatB gene encoding aspartyl/glutamyl-tRNA(Asn/Gln) amidotransferase subunit B, producing MGAYVIEGASGPWEIVVGMEVHAQVISRAKLFSGAATDFGAEPNTQVSLVDAAMPGMLPVVNRACIFQAVRTGLALNARINKWSRFDRKNYFYPDLPAGYQISQYKHPIVGEGFVEITLADGTTKRIGIERLHLEQDAGKMLHDQHPRWSLVDLNRAGVALMEIVSRPDIRSPEEAGAYLRKLRTLLRYIGSCDGNMEQGSMRADINVSVRRPGGPFGTRCEIKNVNSVRFVMAAIEYEARRQVEILEAGGAIEQETRLFDPNRMETRSMRSKEEAHDYRYFPDPDLLPLELDDAFIEEARASLPEMPDAKQHRYQEEWGLTAYNAATIVTEREAAEYFEAVVAALAKATGRPEAEVANRAANWVLADLFGHLNKAGLAITESPVSAAQGAELLALVDKGAISGRVAKEVFEEMFASGRGAAEIVEEKGLTQVSDEAALIPVVEKVLADNPAQVEQYRGGKTKVIGFFVGQVMKATRGQANPAVVNRLLKERLDA from the coding sequence ATGGGTGCATACGTGATCGAAGGGGCGAGCGGGCCGTGGGAGATCGTCGTGGGCATGGAGGTGCATGCCCAGGTGATCTCGCGCGCCAAGCTGTTCTCGGGGGCGGCCACCGACTTCGGCGCCGAGCCGAACACCCAGGTCAGCCTCGTGGATGCGGCGATGCCGGGCATGCTGCCGGTCGTCAACCGCGCATGCATCTTCCAGGCGGTGCGCACGGGGCTGGCGCTCAACGCGCGGATCAACAAGTGGTCGCGCTTCGACCGCAAGAACTATTTCTACCCGGATCTGCCCGCCGGCTATCAGATCAGCCAGTACAAACATCCCATCGTCGGCGAGGGCTTCGTCGAGATCACGCTTGCCGACGGCACGACGAAGAGGATCGGCATCGAGCGCCTGCACCTGGAGCAGGACGCGGGCAAGATGCTGCACGACCAGCATCCCCGCTGGTCGCTCGTCGATCTCAACCGCGCGGGCGTCGCGCTGATGGAGATCGTCTCCAGGCCCGACATCCGCTCGCCCGAGGAGGCCGGCGCCTATCTGCGCAAGCTGCGCACGCTGCTGCGCTACATCGGCTCCTGCGACGGCAACATGGAGCAGGGCTCGATGCGCGCCGACATCAACGTCTCGGTCCGCCGCCCGGGCGGGCCCTTCGGCACCCGCTGCGAGATCAAGAACGTCAATTCCGTGCGCTTCGTGATGGCGGCGATCGAATACGAGGCGCGCCGGCAGGTGGAGATCCTGGAGGCCGGCGGCGCGATCGAGCAGGAAACGCGGCTCTTCGACCCGAACCGGATGGAGACGCGCTCCATGCGCTCGAAGGAGGAGGCGCATGACTACCGCTATTTCCCGGATCCGGACCTGCTGCCGCTGGAGCTCGACGACGCCTTCATCGAAGAGGCGCGCGCGAGCCTGCCCGAGATGCCGGACGCCAAGCAGCACCGCTACCAGGAGGAGTGGGGGCTGACGGCCTACAACGCCGCCACCATCGTCACCGAGCGCGAGGCGGCCGAGTATTTCGAGGCGGTGGTGGCGGCTCTTGCGAAGGCCACCGGCAGGCCGGAGGCGGAAGTCGCCAACCGGGCGGCAAACTGGGTGCTCGCCGATCTCTTCGGGCATCTGAACAAGGCCGGGCTTGCGATCACGGAAAGCCCCGTCAGCGCCGCACAGGGGGCGGAGCTGCTGGCGCTGGTCGACAAGGGCGCGATCTCGGGCCGGGTCGCCAAGGAAGTGTTCGAGGAGATGTTCGCCTCAGGCCGCGGCGCGGCCGAGATCGTCGAGGAGAAGGGGCTCACCCAGGTTTCCGACGAGGCGGCGCTCATCCCCGTCGTCGAGAAGGTGCTGGCCGACAATCCGGCGCAGGTCGAGCAGTATCGCGGCGGCAAGACGAAGGTGATCGGGTTCTTCGTCGGCCAGGTGATGAAGGCGACTCGCGGGCAGGCGAACCCCGCGGTCGTCAACCGCCTGCTCAAGGAGCGGCTCGACGCCTGA
- a CDS encoding toluene tolerance protein, translated as MTGTHLKTHRKCRPLPPTGMRLILLTAMLLLGAVSGVARAQESAAQDPEGAKAFITDLADRAMAIWRDPTRTQLEREKGFRDLLFEGFDVDFLAKISLGRFARQMTREQYDEYMRLFPDYVVNKFANRIGEYSNQTIEIGEAVPAGTRDVFVRTTLVRPGAEPLAADWRVRKTKDGFRIVDVKVEGISMVISQRDEFAALIEKSGIEGLLEELRKGAAELAAKDAALEAERAARDKGASQ; from the coding sequence ATGACCGGAACGCATTTGAAGACGCATCGTAAATGCCGGCCCCTGCCGCCGACGGGCATGCGTCTCATCCTGTTGACGGCGATGCTGCTGCTCGGGGCTGTCTCGGGCGTCGCGCGGGCGCAGGAGAGCGCGGCGCAGGATCCGGAAGGCGCGAAGGCCTTCATCACCGATCTCGCCGACCGCGCGATGGCGATCTGGCGCGATCCGACGCGCACCCAGCTCGAGCGCGAGAAGGGCTTCCGCGACCTGCTGTTCGAGGGCTTCGACGTCGATTTCCTCGCGAAGATCTCCCTCGGCCGCTTCGCCCGCCAGATGACCCGCGAGCAGTATGACGAATACATGCGGCTGTTTCCGGACTACGTCGTGAACAAGTTCGCGAACCGGATCGGGGAATACAGCAACCAGACCATCGAGATCGGCGAGGCGGTGCCGGCCGGCACGCGCGACGTCTTCGTCCGCACCACGCTGGTCAGGCCCGGCGCGGAGCCGCTGGCCGCCGACTGGCGCGTGCGCAAGACGAAGGACGGCTTCAGGATCGTCGACGTCAAGGTGGAGGGGATCTCGATGGTGATCTCCCAGCGCGACGAATTCGCGGCGCTGATCGAAAAGTCCGGCATCGAAGGGCTGCTCGAGGAGCTGCGCAAGGGCGCCGCCGAGCTCGCCGCCAAGGACGCGGCGCTCGAGGCCGAGCGCGCCGCCCGCGACAAGGGGGCAAGCCAGTAG
- a CDS encoding cytochrome c, which yields MRASSGIAAWSILCGLGMCAVQMPAPAAAQDAGGGTARSEVPRTLSAQGDPERGRKVFYRCQGCHRLSPDAPPLLGPDLGRLFGRRAGSAPGYAGYSAALKNAGFIWTEERLDAWLKDPAGFLPGNRMPFAGVRSAQDRADLIAYLRRVQDRLEAEEK from the coding sequence ATGCGGGCAAGCTCCGGGATCGCGGCGTGGAGCATCTTGTGCGGTCTGGGCATGTGCGCCGTCCAAATGCCTGCGCCGGCCGCTGCCCAGGATGCCGGCGGCGGCACCGCGCGGTCCGAGGTGCCGCGCACGCTCTCCGCGCAGGGAGATCCGGAGCGCGGACGCAAGGTCTTCTACCGCTGCCAGGGCTGCCATCGACTGTCACCGGACGCCCCGCCGCTCCTCGGCCCCGATCTGGGACGCCTGTTCGGGCGGCGCGCCGGCAGCGCGCCGGGCTATGCCGGCTATTCCGCGGCGCTCAAGAACGCCGGTTTCATCTGGACCGAGGAGCGGCTGGACGCCTGGCTGAAGGATCCGGCGGGATTCCTGCCCGGCAACCGGATGCCGTTCGCCGGCGTGCGCAGCGCGCAGGACCGCGCCGACCTCATCGCCTATTTGCGCCGCGTCCAGGACAGGCTAGAAGCCGAAGAGAAATGA
- a CDS encoding hypothetical protein (possible pseudo, frameshifted) — MVDDAVQERIEETPFGEALSERYLAYALSTIMARSLPDVRDGLKPVHRRILYAMRLLKLDPEAGFKKCARVVGDVIGKYHPHGDQAVYDALVRLAQDFSVRYPLIEGQGNFGNIDGDNPAAMRYTEARLTPDGPAADGGAGRGRRRLPRHL; from the coding sequence GTGGTCGATGACGCAGTCCAGGAGCGAATCGAGGAGACGCCCTTCGGCGAGGCGCTGAGCGAGCGCTATCTCGCCTATGCGCTCTCCACCATCATGGCGCGCTCGCTGCCCGACGTGCGCGACGGACTGAAGCCCGTCCACCGCCGCATTCTCTATGCGATGCGGCTGCTCAAGCTCGACCCCGAGGCCGGCTTCAAGAAATGCGCGCGGGTGGTGGGCGACGTGATCGGCAAGTATCACCCGCACGGCGACCAGGCCGTCTATGACGCCCTGGTGCGGCTCGCGCAGGACTTCTCCGTCCGCTATCCGCTGATCGAGGGCCAGGGGAACTTCGGCAACATCGACGGCGACAATCCGGCGGCCATGCGCTACACCGAGGCGCGGCTGACCCCCGACGGCCCTGCTGCTGATGGAGGGGCTGGACGAGGACGCCGTCGACTTCCGCGCCACCTATGA